In one Candidatus Delongbacteria bacterium genomic region, the following are encoded:
- a CDS encoding C10 family peptidase, which produces MWKRGLLLQIAMSLVLLSSFVFSAPVNEQMAEKVAKLWFNNWLDKGSSTDPVVDKVNVEKSENGTNLFYIVTFEDKGFVIVSADDTVIPILGYSTDSSTKKRNPALNDLLGSYVKQINDIIENKIGNLENQREWSKIVNNDFSDYSNKSVFPLLATTWNQGEFYNELCPVDASSSTGNGHVWAGCVATAMGQIMKYWNSPEHGVGSNSYTHSVYGELSADFGSTTYNWDSMPDNLTSENQDVQLLLNHCGISVNMNYGASGSYAYSSDALTSLITNFDYINSTYLAQKLNYTNDNWTNLLKNELDNSRPMYYSGSGENGGHAFNCDGYQADSYFHFNWGWGGAYNGYFYTSSLTPGSGNFSYNQMAIIGLYPNDMGAANFPAPSNLIANSNSSNIELSWTPPFIQTDITLGYDDGLAENYYYYDSFNSNEHYFCVAFVAPSASTIKSASLFLKNINSIDTNVEVLVLGDDFGTPNLDNILSSKLIMVPSSATSGEWFNVDFENIEIPGNGVFYIANKWEIGESQYSVGADASVPDGMSWYYDGSNWNNWSAHDWMVRATINTSSGADILSHVKNPLGSMSSSKLVLQSGLENKTIHGSDGVTLNDRNIIKELPAYRYMMDVIESRNSSLIMTSSKNFFEYKVYRSTNYNTDYSVIGNCFSPNFVDNTALVGVKYYYFVKATYQNPDGESESTNIVEARISNNMETIESPYTYNIPVIDGFFNENEWSDGYYVDISEEGYQPVKVFIKNTSKKLYITLNDYNMTSISDKPQFGFYFDDDDNGLWDATSNTDEGNFWILNNNDGNGLEVSFRGIYGSPPNFLEKIINPNGITANIAVNNGFVSCEMEIDLENSVCQGIPGSSIGTYFWSYSSLSTLFYSYFPENIADNWSNPAFYGNIILGESSSVTFPPSNLTAELNNSLGLVELNWNHGNIGYGFDEDFEDNIADDFIISDNRITVENGSLRMSGASNDTWISTYYDQKFTNFTIEYEVTKLQSSETLNNSLGSFIRSTGKIYDQNSSGYLFNITAFGEFSIWKIENNNSVAICYWTQSNSINTGLGASNVVTINANEDHFTMSINGIFVYSFSDSTFPTGYSGVCCYDDAGGLSEVGWDYVQLSTETYKSHLFSSSNKLKTNGTTVSGDISGCNSILFKENNVKTKGILSNILKSNFSHYNIYRNGSIIAIAETNSYSDFLVSSGNYTYEISALYDIGETDKSNQVTIGWTMPVALPPTNVAASYTSGNNFVDLSWDVPNSKSDKSKKKIANNKKVKKSTLENNKSLDKYRIYKNGEFLAETTELEYTASGLTNGEYTLGVSAVYTDGESEIVYSEPVLVFVPSDDDMVLVFDTEAPGATDLFISLPLYGSVDVIVDWGDGTVENYNSEGAKTHEFVQHSEYVVRVSGNLERFGNGYNWVFYGIEKLTKVLSFGNIGLTSLTGAFNTAKNLIEVPNSIPSTVIDISSMFTCASSFNQDISSWDVSNVTNMEKMFHLASSFDENISSWNISNVINMSNMFWGVTLSIQNYDALLNGWSSQVVQNGVDFHGGNSKYSQNGAVGRSILTDTYGWNITDGGFIQTTNNPWHNVVIEPLNVEVEVAVNEMTTETFTITNNGTNAFDYSLSFLTKKSYEPFDYSRFETKENGKMFNTNTISNVSKKIFVENSKANNISHHGPWSNWGLGGNSGSMIVAARFTADELSNYYGSYSIYDVNILARDNTCSNVEIMVWEGGSLGDPGNVVYQQDITSTVQYNTMTKHVLNTPIPLVAGNEYWIGYSLVYSGGYPVGLDDGPRVAEKGGWEYWNNAWSEMSHNHNFIINANLVGNQTPPVTEWLTMGNTIGTVNPGETIEVALNFDATDLNVGDVLTKQVVFTSGEFVHTEMLTATMSVTSFTNPPKNVVANYVNSSNTVELAWENPDTKYSNFVKISKDIKDIDRPVFEQTKSFEKYKIYQNGVFLAETTELSYQVQNLTNGSYIFGVSAVYTDPARESVVVNTEPVGIFIPSDDDMVLVFNTEAPSVTDLVVELPLWNTVDVAVDWGDGLVESFNAQGLKSHSYTQHGEYTVRISGNLGRYGDGSVSISSRKKLVKVISFGNLGITSLRAAFMYCTNLTEVPNQIPSSVIDVRSMFSFASSFNQDISLWDVSNITDMSQLFRNAESFNQNINFWDVNNVIDMTLMFFNAVSFNQNLSSWNVSNATDVSGMFEGVTLSTENYNALLNGWSTRTLQYGLNFHGGYSKYSQNGAVGRSILTDTYGWNITDGGYEESLIPPTNVVASYTSGNNFVDLSWDVSNSKSENLKKKMTNDKKLKKSTLEDNKSLDKYRIYKNGEFIAETTELEYTASSLTTGEYTFGVSAVYTDGESEIVYTDPISVNYVITPISLPINNDFTSFPGENWSVIGNGNWGGNSSSFAGGISPEARFNWNPATTADQYLVSPPINTVGLNLIKVSFKHFVDWYNGTGYDISLVYSHDLTNWNTAFVFDNTQNIGPELFEINLPEDATNQEILYIAWLFSGDSYQIDYWYIDDVNIEGNSFSPPTNVLASYTSGNNFVDLSWDAPIGKSDNLKKKNASNKKVKESPFEKIKSLEKYRIYKNGEFLTETTGLVYSVTDLIDGAYTFGVSAIYTDGESEIVYTDPVFVGYSSQTLTYEAEDTPPQQPYPNNVNPFSNTLADFGWTTFNILPQNKDLQIGGVKNLVVSFTWISVDNVEEGALNFKSPDGFILTIPASELWSGDYGVPAQRLLNLTDFNNKMGYGKWEVWITDSNGNGGHQVIDFIFTIELYTIIDLNNMTLNPGWNMISSYIIPIEKNIETLFEPVEEHLIIMKNDKGQLYTPFYGGVNTIGNYNNEDGYQVKMDNSKENYNLQINGYRILLDLMPIPVEAGWNMIGYLQSQEMDVVEVMNPYLNDIMIVKNGSGLVYIPSYGINAIGNMIPGEGYKLQSFNDFNLVYATNTKKVLSSENSKFDIRQVNHFQTPEVTENNMTLIIPNNTVSDFLENGDEIAVFNESGTCCGAIVYENKNTAITVWEDDSTTKDVDGIKTGEKFYLVAWDESNQVELDAIGVEYTNNSGSYSTDAIIIVEKIGGFESSTGLEENLPRVTKLYQNYPNPFNPETTIDFDIATAGRVNISVYNYNGELVKTLVNGSYKVGRISAKWNGTDNRNNLISNGVYFYRMSAPGYNRVLKAVFVK; this is translated from the coding sequence ATGTGGAAAAGAGGATTATTATTGCAAATAGCAATGTCTCTTGTGTTGTTAAGTAGTTTTGTTTTCTCTGCTCCTGTTAATGAGCAAATGGCAGAAAAAGTAGCAAAGCTATGGTTTAATAATTGGTTAGATAAGGGTTCGAGCACAGATCCTGTAGTGGATAAAGTAAATGTAGAAAAAAGTGAGAATGGTACAAATCTTTTCTATATAGTTACTTTTGAGGACAAGGGTTTTGTGATAGTCTCTGCTGATGATACCGTAATACCAATTCTGGGTTACTCAACTGATTCTAGTACAAAAAAAAGAAATCCAGCTCTAAATGATTTGCTTGGGTCATATGTAAAACAAATTAATGATATAATTGAGAATAAAATTGGGAATTTAGAAAATCAGAGAGAATGGAGCAAGATTGTTAATAATGACTTTTCTGATTATAGTAATAAATCCGTTTTCCCATTACTAGCTACAACATGGAATCAAGGAGAGTTTTACAATGAATTATGTCCTGTAGATGCATCGAGTTCTACTGGAAACGGTCATGTTTGGGCTGGTTGTGTGGCAACTGCAATGGGTCAAATTATGAAATATTGGAATAGTCCAGAGCATGGTGTTGGCTCAAACAGCTATACTCATTCAGTTTACGGTGAATTGTCTGCTGATTTTGGTTCAACAACTTACAATTGGGATTCAATGCCAGATAATCTTACCAGTGAAAATCAAGATGTTCAACTATTATTAAATCACTGTGGTATTTCTGTTAATATGAATTATGGTGCAAGTGGTAGTTATGCATACTCCTCTGACGCATTAACAAGTTTAATAACTAATTTTGATTATATAAACTCTACATATCTTGCTCAAAAGTTGAATTACACGAATGATAATTGGACGAATCTCTTAAAAAATGAACTTGATAACAGTAGACCTATGTACTATTCTGGTAGCGGTGAAAATGGAGGACATGCTTTTAACTGTGATGGCTATCAAGCAGATTCTTATTTTCACTTTAATTGGGGATGGGGAGGGGCGTACAACGGATATTTCTATACGTCGAGTTTAACTCCTGGTAGTGGGAATTTTTCATACAATCAAATGGCTATCATTGGCTTATATCCCAATGATATGGGAGCTGCCAATTTTCCAGCTCCTTCGAATTTGATAGCAAATTCGAACTCCTCAAATATTGAGCTCTCTTGGACTCCACCGTTTATCCAGACTGACATAACTCTTGGATATGATGATGGACTTGCAGAAAATTATTACTACTACGATAGCTTCAATTCAAACGAACATTATTTCTGTGTTGCATTCGTTGCACCATCAGCTTCCACAATAAAATCTGCTTCATTGTTTCTAAAGAATATCAATTCGATTGATACAAATGTAGAAGTTTTAGTTTTAGGAGATGATTTTGGAACTCCAAATTTAGATAACATATTATCAAGTAAGTTGATTATGGTTCCAAGCAGTGCAACAAGCGGCGAATGGTTTAATGTTGATTTTGAGAATATAGAGATACCTGGAAATGGAGTTTTTTATATTGCAAATAAATGGGAAATTGGTGAAAGCCAATATTCTGTTGGTGCTGATGCAAGTGTTCCAGACGGAATGTCCTGGTATTATGATGGATCCAATTGGAACAATTGGTCAGCTCATGACTGGATGGTTAGAGCAACCATTAATACATCTTCAGGTGCTGATATTTTATCTCATGTTAAAAATCCTTTAGGCAGCATGTCATCTTCGAAATTAGTTTTACAATCAGGGTTAGAAAACAAAACAATTCATGGTTCAGATGGTGTAACACTAAATGATAGAAATATAATTAAAGAACTACCTGCATATCGATATATGATGGATGTTATTGAGTCAAGGAACTCTTCTCTTATCATGACTTCATCTAAAAACTTTTTCGAATACAAAGTTTACAGATCAACAAACTATAATACTGATTATAGTGTTATAGGTAATTGTTTCTCTCCAAATTTTGTTGATAACACTGCATTAGTAGGAGTTAAATATTACTACTTTGTCAAAGCTACATATCAAAATCCAGATGGAGAATCAGAATCAACAAACATTGTAGAGGCAAGAATAAGTAATAATATGGAAACCATTGAGTCGCCATATACATACAATATTCCAGTGATTGATGGTTTTTTTAATGAAAATGAATGGAGCGACGGTTATTATGTTGATATTTCTGAGGAAGGTTATCAACCTGTGAAAGTGTTCATAAAAAATACCAGTAAAAAATTATATATCACATTGAATGATTACAATATGACTTCGATAAGTGATAAACCTCAATTTGGATTTTACTTTGATGATGACGACAACGGACTTTGGGATGCTACTAGCAACACTGATGAAGGTAATTTCTGGATTTTAAACAATAATGACGGGAATGGTCTAGAAGTTTCTTTTAGAGGAATTTATGGCTCTCCACCAAACTTTCTTGAAAAAATTATTAATCCCAATGGTATAACAGCTAACATTGCTGTAAATAATGGTTTCGTAAGTTGTGAAATGGAAATAGATCTTGAAAATTCGGTTTGTCAAGGAATTCCTGGAAGTTCAATAGGTACCTATTTTTGGTCTTATTCTTCATTATCAACATTGTTTTACAGCTATTTTCCTGAAAATATTGCTGATAATTGGAGTAACCCAGCTTTTTATGGAAATATTATTCTTGGCGAAAGTAGCTCTGTAACATTTCCTCCTTCAAATTTAACAGCTGAACTAAACAATTCTTTGGGTTTAGTAGAGTTAAATTGGAATCACGGGAATATAGGTTATGGATTTGATGAGGATTTTGAGGATAACATTGCTGATGATTTTATTATTTCTGACAACAGGATAACAGTCGAAAATGGATCTTTAAGGATGAGTGGAGCCTCAAATGATACTTGGATTTCCACATATTACGATCAGAAATTTACGAATTTTACAATTGAGTATGAAGTTACAAAATTACAGAGCTCAGAAACACTGAATAATAGTTTAGGTTCTTTCATAAGATCCACCGGAAAAATCTATGACCAAAATTCAAGTGGATATTTGTTTAACATAACTGCTTTTGGTGAATTTAGTATATGGAAAATAGAAAACAATAATTCTGTTGCAATTTGTTATTGGACTCAATCTAATTCAATAAACACAGGTTTAGGAGCATCAAACGTAGTTACCATAAATGCAAATGAAGATCATTTTACAATGAGCATTAATGGAATCTTCGTTTACAGCTTTTCTGATTCAACATTTCCTACGGGTTACTCTGGTGTTTGTTGCTATGATGATGCAGGAGGATTATCAGAAGTTGGTTGGGATTATGTACAACTGTCAACAGAAACATATAAATCACATTTGTTTTCTTCTTCCAATAAACTTAAAACCAATGGGACAACAGTTTCAGGTGATATTTCAGGATGCAATAGTATTTTATTTAAAGAAAATAATGTTAAAACTAAAGGCATATTATCAAATATTCTTAAAAGTAATTTCAGTCACTATAATATTTACAGGAATGGTTCAATAATAGCAATAGCGGAGACAAATAGCTATTCAGATTTTCTTGTTTCTTCAGGAAACTATACATATGAAATATCTGCTTTATATGATATTGGCGAAACCGATAAATCAAATCAGGTGACAATTGGGTGGACAATGCCTGTAGCTTTACCTCCAACAAATGTTGCAGCTTCATATACTTCTGGAAACAATTTTGTAGATCTATCTTGGGATGTTCCAAATAGTAAGAGTGATAAGTCCAAAAAGAAGATTGCTAACAATAAAAAAGTAAAAAAATCTACTTTAGAGAACAATAAAAGCTTGGACAAATACAGAATTTATAAAAATGGTGAGTTTTTAGCTGAAACTACAGAGCTTGAATATACTGCTAGTGGCCTAACTAATGGCGAATATACATTAGGTGTCTCAGCTGTTTATACTGATGGTGAGTCTGAGATCGTTTATAGTGAACCTGTGCTCGTTTTTGTACCTAGTGATGATGATATGGTGCTTGTTTTCGATACAGAGGCACCTGGTGCAACAGATTTATTTATAAGTTTACCATTATACGGGTCTGTTGATGTTATAGTAGACTGGGGAGATGGTACCGTTGAGAATTATAATTCAGAAGGAGCAAAAACTCATGAATTTGTACAACATAGTGAATATGTAGTTAGAGTTAGTGGCAATTTAGAAAGATTTGGTAATGGCTATAATTGGGTATTTTATGGTATCGAAAAATTGACAAAAGTTTTATCCTTTGGAAACATTGGATTGACTTCTTTAACTGGAGCATTTAACACAGCTAAAAATTTAATTGAAGTACCAAATTCTATACCATCTACAGTCATTGATATTTCAAGTATGTTTACTTGTGCTTCATCGTTCAACCAAGACATCAGCTCGTGGGATGTAAGTAATGTAACCAATATGGAAAAAATGTTTCATTTAGCATCTTCATTTGATGAAAATATTAGCTCATGGAATATAAGTAATGTGATAAACATGTCAAATATGTTTTGGGGTGTTACTCTCTCAATACAAAACTATGATGCTTTGCTAAATGGTTGGAGTTCTCAAGTTGTTCAAAATGGTGTGGATTTTCATGGTGGAAATAGTAAATATTCTCAAAATGGAGCTGTAGGTAGATCTATTTTAACAGATACCTATGGTTGGAATATTACTGATGGTGGTTTTATACAAACTACCAATAATCCATGGCATAATGTTGTTATTGAACCTTTAAATGTTGAAGTTGAAGTTGCTGTTAATGAGATGACTACTGAGACATTTACCATTACTAACAATGGAACTAATGCTTTTGACTACTCACTATCATTCTTAACTAAAAAGAGCTATGAGCCTTTTGATTACTCAAGATTTGAGACGAAAGAAAATGGAAAAATGTTTAATACAAACACGATTTCTAATGTTTCAAAGAAGATATTCGTTGAAAATAGCAAAGCAAATAACATCTCTCATCATGGACCTTGGAGCAATTGGGGTTTGGGTGGTAATAGTGGATCTATGATTGTCGCAGCAAGATTTACAGCTGATGAACTTTCAAACTATTACGGCAGCTATTCAATTTACGATGTTAATATATTAGCTAGAGACAATACATGCTCAAATGTAGAAATTATGGTATGGGAAGGTGGATCGTTGGGTGATCCAGGTAATGTAGTATATCAACAAGATATTACTTCTACTGTTCAATATAATACTATGACAAAACATGTCTTAAACACTCCTATTCCATTAGTTGCAGGAAATGAATACTGGATCGGTTATTCATTAGTTTATTCAGGCGGATACCCAGTTGGTTTGGATGATGGTCCTAGGGTTGCTGAAAAAGGTGGTTGGGAATATTGGAACAATGCATGGTCTGAGATGTCCCATAATCATAATTTCATTATCAATGCAAATCTTGTTGGTAATCAAACTCCACCTGTTACTGAATGGCTTACTATGGGTAATACTATAGGGACTGTAAACCCTGGCGAAACTATTGAAGTTGCTTTAAATTTTGATGCTACAGATCTTAATGTTGGTGATGTTTTAACTAAACAAGTTGTATTTACTTCTGGTGAATTTGTTCATACAGAGATGTTAACCGCTACCATGTCAGTTACTAGTTTCACTAACCCTCCAAAAAATGTTGTAGCCAACTATGTTAATAGCAGTAATACTGTTGAATTAGCTTGGGAGAATCCTGATACTAAATATAGCAATTTTGTAAAAATTTCAAAAGATATTAAAGATATTGATAGACCTGTTTTTGAGCAAACAAAAAGCTTTGAAAAGTATAAAATTTATCAAAACGGTGTTTTCTTAGCAGAGACCACAGAACTATCTTATCAGGTACAGAACTTAACAAATGGTAGCTATATATTTGGAGTGTCGGCTGTTTATACAGATCCAGCTAGAGAATCAGTTGTTGTGAATACTGAACCAGTTGGTATTTTCATACCAAGTGATGATGATATGGTTCTTGTTTTCAATACTGAAGCTCCTAGTGTTACAGATCTTGTCGTCGAACTGCCATTGTGGAATACAGTAGATGTTGCAGTAGACTGGGGTGATGGATTAGTTGAGTCGTTTAATGCCCAGGGGCTTAAATCACACAGTTATACTCAACATGGTGAGTATACTGTAAGAATTTCTGGAAATTTAGGAAGATATGGAGATGGATCAGTATCAATATCATCCCGAAAAAAATTAGTCAAAGTTATAAGTTTTGGAAATCTTGGTATAACCTCATTAAGAGCTGCATTTATGTATTGTACTAATCTTACTGAAGTTCCTAATCAAATTCCATCTAGTGTTATTGATGTAAGATCCATGTTTTCATTTGCCTCTTCCTTCAATCAAGATATAAGCTTGTGGGATGTTAGTAATATAACAGATATGTCTCAATTATTTCGTAATGCAGAATCCTTTAATCAAAATATTAATTTTTGGGATGTTAACAATGTAATAGATATGACTTTAATGTTTTTTAATGCGGTTTCCTTCAATCAAAACTTAAGCTCGTGGAATGTGAGTAATGCAACTGATGTGAGTGGAATGTTTGAGGGTGTTACTCTTTCCACTGAAAACTATAATGCCTTACTTAACGGCTGGTCAACTAGAACTTTACAATATGGACTTAATTTTCATGGTGGTTATAGTAAATACTCCCAAAATGGAGCTGTTGGTAGATCTATTTTAACAGATACCTATGGTTGGAATATTACAGATGGAGGTTATGAAGAATCTCTAATCCCTCCAACAAATGTAGTAGCTTCATATACTTCTGGAAACAATTTTGTAGATCTATCTTGGGATGTTTCAAATAGTAAGAGTGAGAACTTGAAAAAGAAGATGACTAACGATAAAAAATTAAAAAAATCTACTTTAGAGGACAATAAAAGCTTAGACAAATACAGAATTTATAAAAATGGCGAGTTTATAGCTGAGACCACAGAGCTTGAATATACTGCTAGTAGTTTAACTACTGGAGAATATACTTTTGGTGTTTCAGCTGTTTATACAGATGGTGAGTCTGAAATCGTTTATACTGATCCTATTTCTGTTAATTATGTTATTACTCCAATTTCTTTACCGATAAATAATGACTTTACAAGTTTCCCTGGTGAGAATTGGAGTGTTATAGGGAATGGAAACTGGGGCGGTAACAGCTCTTCTTTTGCAGGAGGTATTTCGCCAGAGGCTAGATTCAATTGGAATCCAGCAACTACTGCTGATCAATATCTTGTTTCACCACCGATAAATACTGTAGGACTTAATCTAATAAAAGTTTCTTTCAAACATTTCGTTGACTGGTATAATGGTACTGGATATGATATAAGTCTAGTTTATTCACATGATTTGACAAACTGGAATACTGCATTCGTTTTTGACAATACACAGAATATTGGTCCAGAATTATTTGAAATTAATTTACCTGAAGATGCTACCAATCAAGAAATTCTTTATATTGCTTGGTTGTTTTCAGGTGATTCGTATCAGATAGATTACTGGTATATAGACGATGTAAATATTGAAGGTAATAGTTTTTCCCCTCCAACAAATGTTTTAGCTTCATATACTTCTGGAAACAACTTTGTAGATTTATCTTGGGATGCACCAATAGGTAAGAGCGATAATTTGAAAAAGAAGAATGCTAGCAACAAAAAAGTAAAGGAATCTCCTTTTGAAAAAATTAAAAGCTTGGAAAAATACAGAATCTACAAAAATGGAGAATTTTTAACAGAGACTACAGGTCTTGTTTATTCCGTAACTGATTTGATTGACGGAGCTTACACATTTGGTGTGTCAGCTATTTATACAGATGGTGAGTCTGAAATCGTTTATACTGATCCTGTTTTTGTTGGTTATTCATCACAAACATTAACTTACGAAGCAGAAGATACACCTCCACAACAGCCATATCCAAATAATGTAAATCCGTTTAGTAATACATTGGCTGATTTTGGATGGACAACTTTCAATATTCTTCCTCAAAACAAAGATCTTCAAATAGGTGGAGTTAAAAATTTAGTTGTTTCTTTCACTTGGATTTCAGTAGATAATGTTGAAGAAGGAGCGTTGAACTTTAAATCCCCTGACGGATTTATCCTCACTATTCCAGCAAGTGAATTATGGAGTGGTGATTATGGAGTCCCTGCTCAACGTTTACTTAATCTTACAGATTTCAATAATAAAATGGGTTATGGTAAATGGGAAGTTTGGATTACTGACTCTAATGGAAATGGTGGACATCAGGTAATAGACTTCATTTTTACAATCGAGCTTTATACTATCATTGATCTAAACAACATGACTCTTAATCCTGGCTGGAATATGATATCATCATATATCATACCTATTGAAAAAAATATTGAGACATTATTTGAACCAGTGGAAGAGCATCTGATTATTATGAAAAATGATAAAGGTCAATTGTATACGCCATTTTATGGAGGTGTAAATACGATTGGTAATTATAATAATGAAGATGGTTATCAAGTTAAAATGGATAATTCCAAAGAGAACTACAATTTGCAAATTAATGGTTACAGAATACTTCTTGATTTAATGCCTATACCAGTTGAGGCTGGTTGGAATATGATTGGTTATTTACAGTCACAGGAGATGGATGTTGTTGAGGTAATGAATCCATATTTAAATGATATCATGATTGTTAAAAATGGTTCAGGTTTAGTCTATATTCCTAGTTATGGTATCAATGCAATTGGTAATATGATCCCTGGTGAAGGATATAAATTGCAGTCTTTCAATGATTTTAATCTAGTTTATGCAACCAATACTAAAAAAGTATTATCATCTGAAAACAGTAAATTTGATATTAGACAGGTAAATCATTTTCAGACTCCTGAAGTAACTGAGAATAATATGACTCTCATTATACCTAACAATACTGTTTCTGATTTTCTTGAAAATGGTGATGAGATAGCCGTATTTAATGAATCTGGAACCTGTTGTGGTGCTATAGTGTATGAGAATAAAAATACCGCAATTACTGTTTGGGAAGATGATTCAACTACTAAAGATGTTGACGGAATTAAAACTGGTGAAAAATTCTATCTTGTCGCATGGGACGAATCAAACCAAGTTGAGTTGGATGCAATTGGAGTAGAGTATACAAATAACTCTGGTAGCTATTCAACAGACGCTATTATCATAGTTGAGAAAATTGGTGGGTTTGAATCATCTACTGGATTAGAAGAAAATCTACCTAGAGTTACAAAGCTTTATCAAAATTATCCAAATCCTTTTAATCCTGAAACAACAATCGATTTTGATATTGCTACTGCAGGTAGAGTTAATATTAGTGTTTATAATTACAATGGCGAATTAGTAAAAACTCTCGTTAATGGAAGCTATAAAGTTGGAAGAATCAGTGCAAAATGGAATGGTACTGATAATAGAAATAATTTGATATCCAATGGAGTATATTTCTATAGAATGTCTGCTCCAGGATACAATAGAGTTCTTAAAGCTGTTTTCGTGAAATAG
- a CDS encoding Crp/Fnr family transcriptional regulator, giving the protein MVKKIDKMTKDEVSEILLKSRICKNLDKQHIENIIAKSNLVVYKKNITIFEERQCGSFFFIILSGYVKVIKRYSDGKNPLIISILGMGDSFGEIALLNENKERSLTIVSIHEVSLLKVDHSVFENLYNSSMAFVKNLLQIALERLKHSNEQTKYILLSAKDAKFRVYFVFKMLIKKFASDQIDNEIIDLIIPFNNSELATFACMLKSNFSRLKLKMIEEGVIFELEKGHYQIPRYDQIMKLFEGV; this is encoded by the coding sequence ATGGTAAAAAAAATTGATAAAATGACAAAAGATGAAGTAAGTGAAATCTTATTAAAGTCAAGAATATGTAAAAATCTTGATAAACAGCACATTGAAAATATCATTGCAAAGAGTAATCTAGTAGTTTACAAAAAGAATATCACAATTTTTGAAGAAAGACAATGTGGTAGCTTTTTTTTCATAATCTTGTCAGGTTATGTGAAGGTTATTAAAAGATATAGTGATGGTAAAAATCCTTTGATTATTTCTATACTAGGTATGGGTGATAGTTTTGGTGAGATCGCTTTATTGAATGAAAATAAAGAAAGAAGTTTGACTATTGTTTCTATTCACGAAGTAAGTTTACTTAAAGTAGACCATTCAGTTTTTGAAAATTTGTATAATAGTAGTATGGCTTTTGTAAAAAATCTTTTACAAATAGCTTTGGAAAGATTGAAACATTCAAATGAACAGACAAAATATATTCTTCTTTCCGCAAAAGATGCTAAATTCAGAGTTTATTTTGTTTTTAAAATGCTGATTAAAAAATTTGCATCAGATCAAATTGATAATGAAATTATTGATCTAATCATTCCGTTTAATAATTCAGAACTTGCAACTTTTGCTTGTATGTTAAAAAGTAATTTCAGCAGACTAAAATTGAAAATGATTGAAGAAGGTGTAATATTTGAACTTGAAAAAGGTCATTATCAAATACCACGATATGATCAGATCATGAAATTGTTTGAAGGTGTATAA